From Candidatus Paceibacterota bacterium, the proteins below share one genomic window:
- the glgA gene encoding glycogen synthase GlgA, with the protein MRILIASSEVHPYSKTGGLADMVGALAKMLARKGNRVGVVTPLYAGIRERFPDLKRANLPLELPLGARSVRAETWGLNPAEGLTVYFVDQPSFYDRADLYQQDGADYPDNAERFIFLSKVAAHLAVHLDWQPEVLHLHDWQTSLAALLIKHQGGRTTQRPPPGVCLTIHNLAYQGLFPGAQYELTNLPGDYFTPAGVEFYGQLSCLKAGIVYADVITTVSPRYAREITTEEMGCGLDGLLRQRNSSLVGILNGVDYEEWNPKSDPFIKYPYCAKDLSAKTANKLELQKEFGLPVDASIPLFGNIGRLAEQKGVEILLGALEEMLSANLQFVAIGNGSPAFQRAYHDLARRFPAQVGVRVGFDGALSHRIKAGCDFFLMPSRFEPCGLNQMYGLRYGTIPIVRTTGGLDDTVIDAREEAGKANGIKFAEYSSTALAKGMRKALALFTEPETLKRFRLNGMTADFSWDRTVGDYLRIYSAAQPQSRTNSHLVSAESRPVK; encoded by the coding sequence ATGAGAATTTTAATCGCGAGCAGCGAAGTCCATCCTTACTCGAAGACCGGTGGGCTGGCCGACATGGTTGGGGCGCTCGCCAAGATGCTGGCGCGCAAGGGGAATCGTGTCGGCGTGGTGACCCCGCTGTATGCGGGCATTCGCGAGCGCTTTCCGGACCTTAAGCGCGCGAATTTGCCCCTGGAATTGCCGCTCGGCGCGCGCAGCGTTCGCGCTGAAACCTGGGGCCTGAATCCGGCTGAGGGGCTGACCGTCTATTTCGTGGATCAGCCGTCGTTCTATGACCGCGCGGACCTGTATCAACAAGACGGGGCGGATTATCCGGACAATGCAGAGCGGTTCATCTTCCTATCGAAGGTCGCGGCACACCTGGCGGTGCATCTGGACTGGCAACCGGAGGTTTTGCACCTGCACGATTGGCAAACCAGCCTCGCCGCACTGCTGATTAAACACCAGGGAGGACGAACGACGCAGCGCCCCCCCCCCGGCGTCTGCCTGACCATTCATAACCTGGCTTACCAGGGGCTGTTTCCTGGTGCGCAATACGAGTTGACCAACCTGCCCGGAGACTACTTCACTCCCGCGGGAGTGGAATTCTACGGCCAATTGAGCTGTTTGAAGGCCGGCATCGTCTACGCCGATGTTATCACGACCGTCAGCCCCCGCTACGCGCGCGAGATTACGACCGAAGAAATGGGCTGCGGCCTCGACGGCCTGCTGCGGCAACGCAACAGTTCGCTGGTCGGCATCCTCAATGGGGTTGATTACGAGGAGTGGAACCCGAAAAGCGATCCGTTCATTAAGTACCCCTATTGCGCGAAAGACCTCAGCGCTAAGACCGCAAACAAGCTTGAGTTGCAGAAGGAATTCGGTCTGCCGGTGGATGCCAGCATCCCGCTGTTTGGCAACATTGGCCGGCTGGCAGAACAGAAAGGGGTGGAGATCCTGCTAGGCGCGCTGGAGGAGATGCTCAGCGCGAATCTGCAATTTGTCGCGATCGGGAACGGTTCGCCGGCCTTCCAGCGGGCCTACCACGACCTTGCGCGGCGGTTCCCGGCCCAGGTTGGTGTGCGCGTTGGTTTCGACGGAGCTTTGTCGCACCGGATCAAGGCCGGCTGTGATTTCTTCCTAATGCCCTCTCGGTTCGAACCGTGCGGACTCAACCAGATGTACGGCCTGCGCTATGGCACGATCCCCATTGTCCGCACCACCGGAGGCCTGGACGACACGGTTATTGACGCCAGAGAAGAAGCCGGGAAGGCCAACGGCATAAAATTTGCCGAGTATTCCTCAACAGCGTTGGCCAAAGGCATGCGCAAGGCCCTGGCGCTGTTCACCGAGCCCGAGACGCTAAAGCGATTCCGCCTTAACGGGATGACTGCCGACTTCTCCTGGGATCGCACCGTGGGGGATTACCTACGGATCTATAGCGCCGCACAGCCACAATCGCGGACCAACTCTCACCTTGTATCCGCGGAATCCAGGCCTGTGAAGTAA
- a CDS encoding glycosyltransferase family 2 protein translates to MSAPIYFVIPAYNEAACVGEVVRQVRSRFPNVVVVDDGSADATAEVSRVAGAVVVRHMVNRGQGAALKTGIECALARGAEVVVTFDSDGQHQLEDVDALLAPVLAGECDVALGSRFLHGGSRVPFMRKLTLKLGVLFTRVVSRIRVTDTHNGLRALSREAARKIEIRQDRMAHASEILDEISRLKLRYREVPTRIIYTAYSRGKGQRSSAAFRVVWDFLIGKSAG, encoded by the coding sequence GTGAGCGCTCCAATATACTTTGTAATCCCGGCCTATAACGAAGCAGCTTGCGTTGGCGAGGTAGTGCGGCAGGTGCGAAGTCGGTTCCCCAACGTGGTCGTGGTGGACGATGGCTCTGCCGATGCCACTGCGGAGGTGTCACGAGTCGCCGGGGCGGTCGTCGTCCGGCACATGGTTAACCGCGGTCAAGGAGCGGCCCTCAAGACAGGAATTGAATGCGCCCTGGCCCGCGGGGCGGAGGTGGTCGTGACTTTCGACAGCGACGGCCAGCATCAACTTGAAGACGTGGATGCCTTGCTGGCGCCAGTCCTTGCGGGGGAGTGCGACGTAGCGCTGGGTTCGAGATTTCTGCACGGCGGCAGCCGTGTGCCCTTCATGCGTAAGCTGACGCTCAAGCTGGGAGTTCTCTTCACGCGTGTCGTTTCGAGAATCCGTGTTACCGACACTCATAATGGCTTGCGTGCGCTTTCGCGCGAGGCGGCGCGCAAAATTGAGATTCGCCAGGACCGCATGGCCCACGCATCCGAAATCCTAGACGAGATCAGCCGCCTTAAGCTCCGCTACCGCGAAGTGCCCACGCGGATCATTTATACAGCGTATTCTCGGGGCAAAGGCCAGCGCTCATCCGCGGCCTTCCGGGTGGTGTGGGACTTTCTGATTGGTAAATCGGCCGGCTAG
- a CDS encoding Gfo/Idh/MocA family oxidoreductase gives MNELASSSKISRRRFLAAASLAVAAPTIIPASVLGRAGNTAPSGRITMGIVGWGMMGPGNTDAFLGMNDVQVVAACDLDKNHLQGALDRVNGHYKNKDCKPYHDYRDMMDRKDIDAVMLAVPDHWHALLAIDAAKNKKDIYGEKPLARTVAEQQAIVKAVQKHKRIWQTGSWQRSQAPFRKAAEIVRNGLIGKVTRVEVGLPSGHSDFAGTKDKMGVTQPPAWLDYPFWIGPSRMEPYIEGRVHMNWRWNYNTGGGQLLDWVGHHCDIAHWGLAFDNSGPYEIEGHGEFPPPTAVWHTCTKYRITLKYPNDITMIMAGGHADIRGGTKWIGTEGWVWVDRGGFDASNPDWFAQIPPDRYKIVLYKSDNHHRNFIDCVKSRQPTITPVETAHHSALPGHLGLISMLVGRKIKWDADKERILDDAEAAKLLTRPYRSPWKLR, from the coding sequence ATGAATGAACTTGCTTCCTCTTCCAAGATTAGCCGTCGCCGTTTTCTAGCCGCCGCCAGCCTGGCTGTCGCCGCGCCGACCATTATCCCCGCCAGCGTGCTGGGCAGGGCGGGAAACACTGCTCCATCGGGACGCATCACGATGGGCATTGTCGGCTGGGGCATGATGGGCCCCGGCAATACCGACGCGTTTTTGGGGATGAATGATGTTCAGGTGGTTGCCGCTTGCGATCTGGACAAGAATCACCTCCAGGGCGCGCTCGATAGGGTCAACGGCCATTACAAGAACAAGGACTGCAAGCCCTACCATGATTACCGCGACATGATGGACCGCAAGGACATTGACGCTGTCATGCTCGCTGTGCCGGACCATTGGCATGCCCTGCTTGCCATCGACGCCGCCAAGAACAAGAAAGACATCTATGGCGAAAAGCCGCTGGCGCGCACTGTCGCCGAGCAACAAGCCATCGTCAAAGCCGTTCAGAAGCACAAGCGCATCTGGCAGACCGGCTCGTGGCAGCGATCTCAGGCGCCATTCCGCAAGGCGGCGGAGATCGTCCGCAACGGCCTTATTGGCAAGGTGACGCGCGTCGAGGTGGGCCTGCCCAGCGGCCATTCCGACTTCGCCGGGACGAAGGACAAGATGGGCGTGACCCAGCCGCCGGCGTGGCTGGACTACCCATTCTGGATCGGGCCGTCCAGGATGGAGCCTTACATCGAGGGCCGTGTCCACATGAACTGGCGCTGGAATTACAATACCGGCGGCGGCCAGTTGCTCGACTGGGTCGGCCACCATTGCGACATTGCGCATTGGGGCCTCGCTTTCGACAACTCCGGCCCTTACGAAATCGAAGGCCACGGCGAGTTCCCTCCCCCAACCGCCGTTTGGCACACCTGCACCAAATACCGCATCACCCTCAAGTATCCGAACGACATCACCATGATCATGGCTGGCGGCCATGCGGACATTCGAGGCGGCACCAAGTGGATTGGCACCGAGGGCTGGGTATGGGTGGACCGCGGAGGCTTCGACGCTTCCAACCCTGATTGGTTCGCTCAAATCCCGCCCGACCGGTACAAAATCGTGCTCTACAAGTCGGATAACCACCACCGAAACTTCATCGACTGCGTCAAGTCGCGCCAACCGACCATCACGCCCGTCGAGACCGCGCACCATTCCGCCCTTCCCGGCCATCTTGGTCTCATCTCGATGCTCGTGGGGCGCAAGATCAAATGGGATGCGGACAAGGAACGCATCCTGGATGACGCCGAGGCCGCCAAACTCCTGACCCGGCCCTACCGTTCGCCCTGGAAGCTGCGCTAG
- a CDS encoding DUF47 family protein — protein sequence MFSLQKLLGKEDKFFALLEASAEEARTSVQALVKLSQQLDKPMPVDDFAYARKKDKQITREISNAVYTTFITALEREDIEELSTALYKIPKMIDKFTTRVLLAPQLARGVDFSKQITVLEQATNIVLELVKSLRKGMDLERVKELNDKLQFLESEADGHMMSLYRDLFSGKYQPLQVIALKDLYEQLEKVIDRCRDAGNVVAHIALKHS from the coding sequence ATGTTCTCGCTACAGAAACTCTTAGGCAAGGAAGACAAGTTCTTTGCGCTGCTTGAAGCCAGCGCAGAGGAGGCGCGCACCAGCGTGCAGGCGCTGGTCAAGCTGAGCCAGCAGCTCGACAAGCCGATGCCGGTGGATGACTTCGCTTACGCCCGCAAGAAGGACAAACAAATCACCCGGGAAATCAGCAATGCCGTTTATACCACCTTCATCACCGCCCTCGAGCGCGAGGACATCGAAGAGCTCTCCACCGCGCTCTACAAGATACCCAAGATGATTGACAAGTTCACCACCCGTGTGCTGCTGGCGCCGCAACTTGCCCGGGGAGTGGATTTCTCCAAGCAGATCACCGTGCTGGAGCAAGCCACCAACATCGTCCTCGAGTTGGTCAAATCGCTGCGCAAAGGCATGGACCTCGAACGTGTCAAAGAACTTAATGACAAGCTCCAGTTCCTCGAAAGCGAAGCCGACGGTCACATGATGTCGCTCTATAGGGACCTTTTCAGCGGCAAGTACCAACCGCTCCAGGTCATCGCCCTCAAGGACCTCTATGAACAACTGGAGAAGGTCATAGACCGCTGCCGCGATGCCGGCAACGTGGTCGCCCATATTGCCCTGAAGCATTCCTGA
- the serS gene encoding serine--tRNA ligase translates to MLDVRVIRERPDFVRQRLATRGAGDESHIDELLRLDEQRRKSLGEVEALKAQRKRVSKEIGALMGQKKLAEAEARKKETSDLGDRIAVLDQEAAEAEAARDRIMLRLPNLPHESVPAGKAAEDNLVVRAHGDKPVFAFKPKPHVELCEGLGMVDFTRAVKLAGSGFVLYTNWGAKLERALIQFMLDLHTGEHGYTEVSPPFMVGPQCLEGVGQFPKFADQYYAVQEGLDPSTLGKLYLIPTAETPVANIHREEILKESALPIRYCAYTPCFRGEAGAAGVGTRGMIRVHQFDKVELISIVKPEDSYAEHEKMVSCAERVLQVLGLHYRAVLLCTGDMGFASAKTYDLEVWAPGQGSYLEVSSVSNCEDFQARRMNLRFKTEGGENRFPHILNGSGTALARLFVALVETYQQADGSLAVPAALQSYLKTERIQV, encoded by the coding sequence ATGCTTGACGTTAGAGTGATTCGTGAACGGCCGGATTTCGTCCGCCAGCGCCTGGCAACGCGCGGGGCAGGGGATGAGAGTCACATTGACGAACTGCTGCGGTTGGACGAGCAGCGGCGCAAGTCGCTGGGCGAGGTCGAGGCGCTTAAGGCCCAGCGCAAGCGCGTCTCCAAGGAAATCGGCGCGCTTATGGGCCAGAAGAAGCTCGCCGAGGCCGAGGCCAGGAAGAAGGAAACCAGCGACCTGGGCGACCGGATCGCGGTGCTGGACCAGGAAGCGGCGGAGGCGGAGGCGGCCCGCGATCGGATAATGCTGCGGCTGCCGAATTTGCCGCACGAGTCGGTACCGGCGGGTAAAGCGGCGGAGGATAATCTTGTGGTGCGGGCGCACGGGGATAAGCCGGTGTTCGCGTTCAAGCCCAAGCCGCACGTGGAGCTGTGCGAGGGCCTGGGGATGGTGGATTTCACGCGCGCGGTCAAGCTCGCGGGGAGCGGCTTCGTGCTTTACACGAATTGGGGCGCGAAGCTGGAGCGGGCGTTGATCCAGTTCATGCTCGATTTGCACACCGGCGAACACGGTTACACGGAGGTGTCGCCGCCGTTCATGGTGGGGCCGCAATGCCTGGAAGGGGTAGGCCAATTCCCGAAGTTTGCCGACCAGTATTACGCGGTGCAGGAAGGCTTGGACCCCAGCACGCTGGGGAAGCTCTACTTGATTCCAACGGCCGAAACGCCGGTGGCCAACATTCACCGCGAGGAAATCTTGAAGGAAAGCGCGCTGCCGATCCGCTACTGCGCCTATACGCCTTGTTTTCGCGGGGAGGCGGGCGCGGCGGGTGTTGGGACGCGCGGCATGATCCGCGTGCACCAGTTCGACAAGGTGGAGCTGATCAGCATCGTGAAGCCGGAGGATAGTTACGCGGAGCACGAAAAGATGGTCAGTTGCGCCGAGCGTGTGTTGCAGGTGCTGGGATTGCATTACCGGGCCGTGTTGCTGTGCACGGGCGACATGGGATTCGCCAGCGCAAAGACGTACGACCTGGAGGTGTGGGCGCCAGGGCAGGGGAGTTACCTGGAGGTTTCCAGCGTGTCGAATTGCGAGGATTTTCAGGCGCGGCGGATGAACTTGCGCTTCAAGACTGAGGGCGGCGAGAATAGATTCCCGCACATCCTGAACGGCAGCGGCACGGCGCTTGCTCGGCTGTTCGTGGCGCTGGTGGAAACGTATCAGCAGGCAGACGGAAGCCTCGCAGTGCCTGCGGCACTCCAGTCTTATCTCAAGACAGAGCGTATTCAGGTTTGA
- a CDS encoding DUF3352 domain-containing protein has product MKWQSAVHFVLSLVLLALTVVVGCKKEQASEVEPRKLPVPGVASAERTSFAQVTSQLDPGGSLYLYLSTEQWLAGVSGKVAAWHGLLGAIPDLGKQDLQNLDRVLCLVTNLIQHSGIEEVSGFGMSSVARDTNLYHSKLLLHHYPGQSSGFLWNMFGQKPHALTGLDLLPATTALATFCDLDAPMLWAVLQKQVARAGFPQAEELLTRIPASFEQSTGLKWDRVLASLGGEMGFAVVLDDTRVVRIPVPEQAEPLQIPEPSLLIVATVKDDTLFNRLDEALRKNGGQQIVRADQPGLKMRTWPLPLPLPLQLRPTVAATEGYLLIATTDALINEVLAAKSGQKHGLKYSREFQRLAQDLPAQGNSFTFTSARFGQTMVKIQQAALQARAGASGPQAAFFQSLITSGKPAFNYMVAANTDDGWLVVGNGNQHPGKLLAAGAGVPIGILSAVAIPSFLKPRPTAQKNACINNLRQLDGAKQQWALENSKAESDTPAPDDLNPYLRNQLIPTCPAGGTYTINRVGDPPECSIAGHKLAD; this is encoded by the coding sequence ATGAAGTGGCAGTCCGCAGTGCACTTCGTCCTTTCGCTGGTCCTGCTCGCCCTCACGGTTGTCGTCGGTTGTAAGAAGGAGCAGGCGTCGGAGGTTGAACCGAGGAAGCTCCCCGTTCCGGGCGTCGCGTCAGCCGAACGAACCAGCTTCGCGCAGGTCACGTCGCAACTCGATCCGGGCGGCAGCCTATATCTGTATCTGAGCACCGAGCAATGGCTCGCGGGCGTTTCCGGCAAGGTCGCCGCTTGGCACGGCCTGCTGGGCGCCATTCCCGACCTCGGTAAGCAAGACCTTCAAAACCTTGACCGCGTCCTCTGCCTGGTCACCAATCTCATCCAGCACAGTGGCATCGAGGAAGTCAGCGGTTTTGGCATGAGTTCGGTTGCCCGCGACACCAACCTCTACCATTCCAAACTACTCCTGCACCATTACCCCGGCCAGAGCTCCGGCTTCCTTTGGAACATGTTCGGCCAGAAGCCTCATGCCTTGACCGGCCTCGACCTGCTCCCCGCCACCACGGCACTGGCCACCTTCTGCGATCTCGACGCCCCGATGCTCTGGGCGGTTCTCCAAAAGCAAGTCGCTCGGGCGGGCTTCCCCCAGGCCGAGGAGTTGCTCACCAGAATCCCTGCCAGCTTCGAGCAGTCCACCGGCCTCAAATGGGACCGCGTTCTCGCCTCGCTCGGCGGCGAAATGGGCTTCGCGGTTGTGCTTGACGACACGAGGGTGGTCCGGATCCCCGTGCCGGAACAAGCCGAACCGCTGCAAATCCCTGAACCCTCTTTGCTTATCGTTGCCACAGTCAAGGATGACACGCTCTTCAACCGTTTGGACGAAGCGCTGCGCAAGAACGGCGGACAGCAGATCGTCCGAGCCGACCAGCCCGGGCTAAAAATGCGGACCTGGCCTTTGCCGCTCCCGCTGCCCCTTCAACTCCGTCCTACCGTCGCCGCCACCGAGGGCTACCTCCTCATCGCCACAACCGATGCCCTCATCAATGAAGTCCTCGCCGCCAAGTCCGGCCAGAAGCATGGCCTGAAGTACAGTCGGGAATTCCAGCGCCTCGCCCAGGACCTGCCCGCGCAGGGAAACAGCTTCACCTTCACCAGCGCGCGCTTCGGCCAGACCATGGTGAAGATACAACAAGCCGCTCTGCAGGCGAGAGCCGGCGCTTCCGGGCCACAGGCAGCCTTTTTCCAATCTCTAATCACCTCAGGCAAGCCAGCGTTCAACTACATGGTCGCGGCGAACACCGACGATGGCTGGCTGGTGGTCGGCAACGGCAACCAGCATCCCGGGAAGTTGCTCGCCGCAGGCGCCGGTGTCCCCATCGGAATCCTCTCGGCGGTTGCCATTCCCAGCTTTCTCAAACCGCGCCCGACCGCCCAGAAGAACGCCTGCATCAACAACCTTCGCCAACTGGATGGGGCCAAACAGCAGTGGGCTTTGGAGAATAGTAAGGCCGAGTCTGACACTCCAGCGCCTGACGACCTCAATCCATATCTCCGTAACCAGCTAATCCCCACCTGCCCCGCTGGTGGCACTTACACCATCAACCGTGTTGGCGATCCGCCCGAATGCAGTATCGCAGGCCACAAATTGGCTGATTAA
- a CDS encoding inorganic phosphate transporter, producing MTLLLTVIVVALAFEFINGFHDTANSVAAVVGTRVLTPTQAIMLAAVTNLAGALAGTAVATTVGQGLVDAQCVTGVTLICGLGGAIIWNLITWRLGLPSSSSHALIGGLVGSAVASAGNNWNVVIWSEPVAGKPWYAWGGLLYKVIIPMFSSPILGFLVGFLWMTLLYVLLARCRPSSINKAFRKLQIVSAGFLGFSHGSNDAQKTMGILALALFSATNIGHLNHLPSWLHFLYTPEFRIPLWVKLICAFTMAAGTATGGRRIIKTLGRKVSRLQPVNGFAADSTSASVLMTTAVLGMPVSTTHAVSTSIMGVGAARNYKTMHWHVVESIVWTWFMTLPATGLLAYALMRLFQALGGTA from the coding sequence ATGACGTTGCTTCTGACGGTCATCGTCGTGGCGCTGGCCTTCGAGTTCATCAACGGCTTCCACGACACCGCCAACTCGGTGGCCGCGGTGGTCGGAACGAGGGTTCTCACCCCTACGCAAGCCATCATGCTCGCGGCAGTCACCAACCTGGCGGGCGCCCTGGCGGGCACGGCGGTTGCGACCACCGTGGGCCAAGGCCTGGTGGATGCCCAATGCGTCACCGGCGTGACGCTGATCTGCGGTCTGGGGGGGGCGATCATCTGGAACCTGATTACCTGGCGGCTCGGCTTGCCGTCCAGCTCCAGCCACGCGTTGATCGGCGGTCTGGTTGGCTCCGCTGTCGCCTCGGCGGGCAATAACTGGAACGTCGTCATTTGGTCTGAGCCGGTGGCCGGCAAGCCGTGGTACGCGTGGGGCGGCCTGCTCTACAAGGTCATCATCCCCATGTTCAGCTCGCCCATCCTCGGATTCCTGGTGGGATTTCTGTGGATGACCCTGCTGTATGTTCTGCTCGCGCGTTGCCGTCCGTCGAGCATCAACAAGGCGTTCCGCAAACTTCAAATTGTCAGCGCGGGTTTCCTGGGGTTTAGCCACGGCAGTAACGACGCCCAGAAGACTATGGGCATCCTTGCCCTGGCTCTTTTCTCCGCCACCAACATTGGTCATCTGAATCACCTTCCTTCCTGGCTCCATTTCCTGTACACGCCCGAATTCAGAATCCCGCTTTGGGTGAAGCTGATTTGCGCGTTCACAATGGCCGCGGGTACCGCCACCGGAGGCCGGCGAATCATCAAGACCCTTGGCCGCAAAGTCTCCCGGCTGCAGCCGGTGAACGGCTTTGCGGCGGACAGCACTTCGGCCTCGGTGCTCATGACGACCGCCGTGCTCGGCATGCCCGTCTCCACCACTCACGCTGTTTCAACCTCGATCATGGGTGTCGGCGCCGCGCGCAACTACAAGACCATGCACTGGCATGTGGTCGAAAGCATAGTGTGGACGTGGTTTATGACGCTGCCGGCAACTGGTCTGCTGGCTTACGCGCTGATGCGCTTGTTCCAGGCGCTGGGCGGAACGGCCTGA
- a CDS encoding Gfo/Idh/MocA family oxidoreductase gives MPVDFTYVRSDSSFSRRTFLKTLGAATLAAPFVMRDLIARPPSSVLRHASFGAAGMAWEDVRHLMQSKQVELVAVAEVDLRRTAELKKHFPTARVYQDWRELLDKEGKQLDSVNVSTPDHMHAPIAMSALQLGKHVYCQKPLTHDLYEARKLTEYARWKGVVTQMGIQIHSTSFYRMAALLVQAGAIGRVKEVHSWNSGTWGDTTSRPDKSDPVPTGLDWDLWQGVCAERPFIGDEYYHPNNWRKRLDFGTGTLGDMGCHIFDPVFTALELRAPLSVRSEGPPPNQWNWPIDSQVQYVFPGTRFTAANTIPVTWYDGTQKPPSTIRALLEGDDLPGTGSILVGTQGALVVPHVARPLLYPDKKFKDLKFPDVTEQNHWGRYVEACLGGAPTSAGFDYSGPLAEAVLLGTVALRFPQTTLHWNAAALSFAEGTANQFIRRIYRSGWGVTGLS, from the coding sequence ATGCCTGTTGATTTTACTTACGTAAGGTCCGACTCTTCGTTCAGCCGTCGGACCTTCCTCAAGACCCTCGGCGCCGCGACCCTGGCCGCGCCCTTTGTCATGCGCGACTTGATTGCCCGCCCTCCCAGCAGCGTGCTACGTCACGCCAGTTTCGGGGCCGCTGGCATGGCTTGGGAGGACGTCCGGCACCTTATGCAATCGAAACAGGTGGAACTGGTGGCCGTGGCCGAAGTGGACTTGAGGCGCACCGCTGAGCTTAAAAAGCATTTCCCCACCGCCAGAGTTTACCAGGATTGGCGTGAGTTGCTCGATAAGGAAGGCAAACAGCTCGACTCCGTCAACGTCTCGACGCCCGACCACATGCACGCGCCCATCGCCATGAGCGCCCTCCAATTGGGAAAGCACGTCTACTGCCAGAAGCCGCTCACGCACGACCTCTACGAAGCGCGCAAGTTGACCGAGTATGCCCGCTGGAAGGGCGTTGTGACGCAGATGGGCATCCAGATTCACTCGACCAGTTTCTACCGGATGGCGGCGTTGCTCGTGCAGGCCGGGGCTATCGGACGAGTCAAGGAAGTCCACTCCTGGAACTCCGGCACCTGGGGTGACACGACCTCGCGCCCCGACAAGTCCGATCCAGTGCCAACGGGCTTGGACTGGGACCTCTGGCAGGGCGTCTGTGCCGAGCGGCCCTTCATCGGCGACGAATACTACCATCCGAACAACTGGCGCAAACGTCTCGATTTTGGCACTGGCACTCTCGGCGATATGGGCTGCCATATCTTCGACCCGGTATTCACGGCCCTCGAACTGCGGGCGCCCCTCTCGGTGCGATCCGAAGGCCCGCCTCCAAACCAGTGGAACTGGCCGATTGACTCCCAGGTTCAATACGTCTTCCCCGGCACCCGCTTCACTGCCGCAAACACCATCCCGGTCACATGGTATGACGGCACGCAGAAGCCGCCCTCCACGATCCGCGCCCTGCTCGAAGGCGACGACCTGCCGGGCACCGGCTCGATCTTAGTTGGCACGCAAGGCGCGTTGGTGGTGCCGCATGTCGCAAGGCCCTTGCTTTACCCGGATAAGAAGTTCAAGGACCTCAAGTTTCCGGACGTAACCGAGCAGAATCACTGGGGCAGGTATGTCGAGGCCTGCCTGGGCGGTGCGCCGACAAGTGCGGGTTTCGACTACTCCGGGCCGCTGGCCGAAGCAGTGCTGTTGGGCACTGTCGCCTTGCGCTTCCCGCAGACCACGCTCCACTGGAATGCCGCGGCACTGAGCTTCGCCGAGGGGACCGCCAACCAGTTCATTCGTCGCATCTACCGCAGCGGTTGGGGTGTCACGGGACTTTCCTGA
- a CDS encoding inorganic phosphate transporter, producing MTLVLTVILVALIFEYINGFHDTANSIATVVATKVLTPRQAVLLAASTNLIGAMWGTAVAKTISSGLVDTKVVTLSSEIMICALLGAIVWNLITWWFGLPSSSSHALIGGLCGAALASAGNNWHVIIWAQPGSEHWYQGKGLLWKVIVPMFTSPMAGLLLGFFIMALLYLLLRNARPTGVNRFFGRAQMVSAGAMGFMHGTNDAQKTMGIIALTLLGATQAGQLDNLPRWLSFLHTPAPLPGKDMEIALWIKVVCAITMAAGTAVGGWRIIKTLGHKMVKLHPINGFAAETGSAAVILAATHLGIPVSTTHNISAAIMGVGAARRLNAIKWSVVERMVWAWILTIPVSGLLAYALVRLLRGLG from the coding sequence ATGACACTTGTGCTGACAGTGATTCTGGTCGCGTTGATTTTCGAGTATATCAACGGATTCCACGACACTGCCAACTCGATTGCCACGGTTGTGGCCACCAAAGTCCTCACGCCGCGCCAGGCTGTGTTGCTGGCCGCCTCGACCAATTTGATCGGGGCCATGTGGGGCACCGCCGTCGCGAAGACCATCTCCTCAGGACTGGTAGACACCAAGGTCGTAACGCTCAGCTCCGAAATTATGATCTGCGCCCTCTTGGGAGCGATTGTCTGGAACCTGATAACGTGGTGGTTCGGATTGCCCTCCAGCTCCAGCCATGCGTTGATAGGCGGCTTGTGCGGCGCGGCACTGGCTTCCGCCGGCAACAATTGGCACGTCATTATTTGGGCTCAACCCGGCTCGGAGCATTGGTACCAGGGCAAGGGCCTTCTCTGGAAGGTCATTGTGCCCATGTTCACCTCCCCGATGGCTGGCCTGCTCCTGGGCTTCTTTATAATGGCGCTGCTCTATCTGCTGCTCCGGAATGCCCGCCCGACCGGGGTGAATCGCTTTTTCGGACGAGCACAAATGGTCAGTGCGGGAGCGATGGGATTCATGCATGGCACCAACGACGCGCAGAAGACCATGGGCATCATTGCCCTGACCCTTCTCGGCGCCACGCAAGCAGGGCAATTGGACAACCTGCCCCGCTGGCTATCCTTTCTGCACACCCCCGCGCCACTTCCGGGCAAAGACATGGAAATCGCCCTGTGGATCAAGGTCGTCTGCGCCATCACTATGGCCGCCGGCACGGCTGTCGGTGGCTGGCGCATCATCAAGACCCTGGGGCACAAGATGGTGAAGCTCCACCCGATTAATGGCTTCGCTGCCGAGACCGGTTCCGCCGCGGTCATTCTGGCCGCGACTCACCTCGGCATCCCCGTCTCCACCACCCACAACATCTCTGCCGCCATCATGGGGGTCGGTGCGGCCAGAAGACTAAATGCTATCAAGTGGTCAGTGGTCGAGCGCATGGTGTGGGCCTGGATTCTGACCATTCCCGTGAGCGGGCTCCTCGCCTATGCTTTGGTGCGGCTGTTACGGGGGCTGGGATAG